The following coding sequences lie in one Fusarium poae strain DAOMC 252244 chromosome 1, whole genome shotgun sequence genomic window:
- a CDS encoding hypothetical protein (BUSCO:57604at5125) → MASGAVTVPPGKYEFLVVVHDKPNMLEKRLEVRGQHFENMKPNVESGNWKMGGAILNSVPKDDSPSSLDFAGSTLVCIADSAEQVREALSKDIYATSGVWDMDKVQIYPFKAAFRFN, encoded by the exons ATGGCTTCCGGCGCAGTTACCGTTCCTCCTGGAAAGTACGAGTTTCTCGTCGTCGTTCATGACAAGCCCAATATGCTTGAGAAGCGGCTTGAAGTTCGAGG ACAGCATTTTGAAAACATGAAGCCTAATGTTGAGAGTGGAAACTGGAAGATGGGAG GTGCCATCCTCAACTCCGTTCCCAAAGACGATAGCCCCAGCAGTCTGGATTTCGCCGGAAGCACGCTTGTCTGCATCGCCGATTCTGCAGAACAAGTGCGAGAGGCATTAAGCAAGGATATCTATGCCACTTCAGGTGTTTGGGATATGGACAAG GTCCAAATCTATCCTTTCAAGGCTGCCTTTAGATTCAACTAA
- a CDS encoding hypothetical protein (TransMembrane:1 (o336-356i)): protein MVGSQQKPRKHAPKLFHKKSRTGCQQCRSRRVKCDEAKPVCSHCSRLQLSCIYDRTVSDSNSSSPTENGGQQNKGTVETIVDPPESESRRRQELSLFHQYMTDTGPSISLDPITAHFWVTTICRLALKSDATLYSIYMVAALHTDKRSNFTDTKALETSQTYLNMAIREHHKDVADINAENVEYICLTSSMLRVYGYARLQRRSLEPYTPPVDLLRITGTSTALFRNAWDLIQDNPESVVYQMIESAADLLEDNDSKELPDDLKPLLRREKPHEVEEPLDEETEEAYVRALSLIGRIRNSMDRENIAKSIGRKTVVFPMMMRPKFADLVEELRPRALVILAYYFALLSMLSEFWWIGDSGVREIRAIEKILPDEWQGWLEWPRSILQNQDVVMDGIGL, encoded by the exons ATGGTTGGATCTCAGCAAAAGCCACGTAAACATGCACCCAAGCTATTCCACAAAAAGTCTCGTACTGGTTGCCAGCAGTGCCGGAGTCGCCGTGTAAAG TGCGACGAAGCAAAGCCTGTATGCTCGCACTGCAGTCGTCTTCAACTCTCCTGCATCTATGATCGCACAGTGTCCGATAGCAACTCATCCTCTCCAACTGAAAATGGAGGCCAACAAAATAAAGGCACAGTAGAAACCATTGTTGACCCCCCAGAATCAGAATCTCGAAGAAGACAAGAGCTCAGTCTGTTTCATCAGTACATGACTGATACCGGTCCATCTATTTCCCTGGACCCCATCACAGCCCATTTCTGGGTAACGACAATCTGCCGCTTGGCGCTCAAATCAGATGCTACGCTTTACTCGATATACATGGTCGCTGCACTACACACCGACAAGCGCAGCAACTTTACTGACACTAAAGCCCTCGAAACAAGTCAAACTTACCTCAACATGGCTATTCGGGAGCATCACAAGGACGTTGCTGATATCAACGCGGAGAACGTAGAGTATATCTGCTTGACGTCGAGTATGCTGCGTGTCTACGGTTATGCTCGACTACAGCGTCGCTCACTGGAACCGTATACGCCTCCCGTGGATCTTTTGCGTATTACAGGGACGAGTACTGCGCTATTCCGCAACGCCTGGGATCTCATACAGGATAATCCCGAGTCAGTAGTGTACCAGATGATCGAAAGCGCCGCGGATCTTCTCGAGGACAACGACAGCAAAGAACTACCGGACGATCTAAAACCCTTGTTACGCCGCGAGAAACCACATGAGGTTGAAGAGCCGTTGGATGAAGAAACAGAAGAGGCATACGTGAGAGCGCTGAGTCTTATAGGACGCATACGGAATTCCATGGATAGGGAAAACATTGCCAAGAGCATCGGACGAAAAACTGTTGTCTTTCCCATGATGATGCGTCCGAAATTTGCGGATCTGGTAGAGGAACTTCGTCCGAGGGCGCTTGTTATCCTTGCGTATTACTTTGCTCTATTGTCCATGTTGAGTGAATTTTGGTGGATTGGGGATTCGGGGGTGAGAGAGATTAGAGCGATTGAAAAGATTTTGCCGGATGAATGGCAGGGTTGGCTTGAGTGGCCGAGGAGTATATTACAGAATCAAGATGTTGTGATGGATGGTATAGGACTGTAG
- a CDS encoding hypothetical protein (BUSCO:52849at5125), protein MPSDLDTLLDMGFDKERAEIAVKKTGGLQDALQWLEDNQDKPIDEIKAAAAAKEEDDEEDDTEAKIKEIETGKAASLVCNECGKRFRNHDLATYHATKTEHTDFSESTEEIAPLTEDEKKAKLEELRERLQAKRALQSVKDKEDHKRNEQIRQKSTKESQEAKEELARKQAVKEAAAKRQEKLEDQEAKRRIKAKIEADKAERRRKAEEAKAAREGRAPQAEAAAPGGAAAVAAAAKPKSNHNEARLRLQTDGGNITKTLPAETTLFELAQQVQSETGNAVSSFTTTFPRKTFEGDVDFSKTLKEAGFVPSSVLIVK, encoded by the exons ATGCCTTCCGATCTGGATACCCTGCTCGATATGGGCTTCGACAAGGAGCGTGCCGAGATTGCTGTCAAGAAGACAGGAGGCC TCCAGGATGCTCTCCAATGGCTAGAGGACAACCAGGACAAGCCTATTGATGAGATCAAGGCTGCCGCTGCCGCCaaagaggaggatgacgaagaagatgacaccgaggccaagatcaaggagattGAAACTGGCAAGGCTGCTTCTCTTGTCTGCAACGAGTGCGGCAAGAGATTCAGAAACCATGATCTGGCTACCTATCACGCGACCAAGAC TGAGCACACGGACTTTTCTGAATCAACAGAGGAGATTGCTCCTCTGactgaagatgagaagaaggctaaGCTCGAGGAGCTCCGTGAGCGTCTCCAAGCCAAGAGAGCCCTCCAATCTGTTAAGGACAAGGAGGACCACAAACGCAACGAG CAAATTCGTCAAAAGTCCACCAAGGAGAGTCAGGAAGCCAAGGAAGAATTGGCCCGCAAGCAAGCCGTAAAGGAAGCTGCAGCAAAGCGACAGGAGAAGCTAGAGGATCAGGAAGCTAAGCGACgcatcaaggccaagatcgAAGCCGACAAAGCCGAACGACGACGAAAGGCAGAGGAGGCCAAGGCAGCCAGAGAGGGCCGCGCTCCCCAGGCCGAGGCTGCTGCTCCTGGCGGCGCCGCTGCTGTTGCCGCTGCAGCCAAACCCAAGAGCAACCACAATGAGGCTCGACTTCGCCTGCAGACCGACGGCGGAAACATTACCAAGACTCTACCCGCCGAGACGACATTGTTCGAGTTGGCGCAGCAGGTCCAGAGCGAGACAGGAAACGCTGTCTCCAGCTTCACGACTACATTCCCACGAAAGACCTTTGAGGGTGATGTTGACTTCTCAAAGACCCTGAAGGAGGCCGGATTTGTTCCTTCTTCTGTTCTCATCGTCAAATAG
- the GUA1 gene encoding GMP synthase (glutamine-hydrolyzing) (MEROPS:MER0045886~BUSCO:15618at5125) codes for MSDSFETAAPPHATYDTVLVLDMGSQTSHLILRRLRSLGVYSEMLPCTQKIKDLGWKPVGVILSGGPSSVYADDAPGADPAVFELGVPVLGVCYGNQHIAWRANPKSVAPGVTREYGETEMTIHKIGTHGDRLFEGLGDSLNVVMSHFDKVVQLPDGFKTIATTKNSEFAGIAHETEPIFGIQFHPEISHTEKGTDIIRNFAVNICGARPEWKMDDFSAREIQRIRKLVGDKAQVIGAVSGGVDSTVAAKLMKEAIGDRFHAILVDQGLMRLNECEQVKETLDKHLGINLTVVDGSELFLGRLAGVTEPEAKRKIIGGTFIDLFEIEALRIEKEAENTDRAGKVEWFLQGTLYADIVESLSFKGAASSTIKSHHNAGGLPARMQNGEAQLKLLEPLRELFKDEVRAFGRQLGIHEELIGRHPFPGPGLGIRIIGEVTPERVEIVRKADHIFISMIREAGIYDEVTQAYAALDSSRAVGVQGDARVYGYICILRAVTSLDMMSAEPYEFKWSLLKAISRRIVNEVDGIARVVYDTTSKPPGTIELE; via the exons atgagcGACTCCTTTGAgacggcggcgccgccgcATGCTACCTACGAC ACTGTCCTCGTCTTGGACATGGGATCTCAAACTAGTCAT CTCATCTTGAGACGACTTCGATCTCTGGGTGTCTACTCTGAGATGCTGCCCTGCACCCAAAAGATCAAGGATCTGGGCTGGAAGCCAGTTGGTGTTATTCTCAGTGGTGGTCCTTCAAGTGTTTATGCCGATGACGCCCCCGGCGCGGACCCTGCTGTCTTTGAGCTCGGAGTCCCTGTTTT AGGAGTCTGCTATGGCAACCAACACATTG CCTGGCGAGCGAACCCCAAGAGTGTGGCTCCTGGTGTGACCCGTGAGTACGGCGAGACTGAGATGACCATTCACAAGATTGGCACCCATGGTGATCGACTTTTCGAGGGATTGGGAGACTCTCTGAACG TCGTCATGAGCCACTTCGACAAGGTCGTTCAACTGCCTGATGGCTTCAAGACCATTGCCACCACCAAGAACAGCGAGTTTGCCGGTATTGCCCACGAGACCGAGCCTATCTTTG GCATTCAGTTCCACCCTGAGATCTCGCACACTGAGAAGGGAACTGACATTATCCGCAACTTTGCCGTCAACATCTGTGGTGCCCGACCTGAGTGGAAGATGGACGACTTCTCAGCCCGTGAGATCCAGCGCATTCGCAAGCTCGTTGGTGACAAGGCCCAAGTT ATTGGTGCCGTCAGTGGTGGAGTTGACAGCACTGTTGCTGCCAAGCTCATGAAGGAGGCTATTGGAGACCGATTCCATG CTATCTTGGTTGACCAAGGTCTGATGCGCTTGAACGAGTGCGAGCAGGTCAAGGAAACCCTTGACAAGCACCTGGGTATCAACCTCACCGTTGTCGACGGATCCGAGCTTTTCCTCGGCCGTCTTGCCGGTGTCACTGAGCCTGAGGCCAAGCGAAAGATTATCGGAGGAACCT TCATTGATCTCTTTGAGATTGAGGCGCTCCG CATCGAGAAGGAGGCTGAGAACACAGACCGTGCTGGCAAGGTCGAGTGGTTCCTTCAGGGAACACTCTACG CCGATATCGTCGAAAGCTTGAGTTTCAAGGGAGCCGCCAGCTCTACCATCAAGT CCCACCACAACGCTGGAGGACTTCCCGCTCGCATGCAAAACGGC GAGGCCCAACTGAAGCTCCTTGAGCCTCTCCGAGAACT CTTCAAGGATGAGGTGCGAGCTTTCGGACGTCAACTGGGCATCCACGAGGAGCTCATTGGCCGACACCCCTTCCCTGGCCCTGGTCTGGGTATCAGAATCATCGGCGAGGTCACCCCCGAGCGAGTCGAGATTGTTCGCAAGGCTGATCACATTTTCATCTCCATGATCCGTGAGGCCGGAATCTACGACGAGGTCACTCAAGCTTACGCTGCTCTTGACTCAAGCCGAG CTGTCGGTGTCCAGGGTGACGCCCGAGTCTACGGCTATATCTGCATTCTGCGTGCCGTTACCAGCTTGGACATGATGAGTGCCGAGCCCTACGAGTTCAAGTGGAGCCTTCTCAAGGCTATCAGCAGGAGGATCGTGAACGAGGTTGACGGCATCGCAAGAGTTGTTTACGACACCACCTCCAAGCCTCCTGGAACTATTGAGTTGGAGTAA
- a CDS encoding hypothetical protein (BUSCO:60678at5125) has translation MSHAELASSYAALILADDGIEITADKLQTLIKAAKVEEVEPIWTSIFAKALEGKDVKDLLVNVGSGGAAAPAAGGAAAAGGAADEAAPEEAKEEEKEESDEDMGFGLFD, from the exons ATGTCTCACGCCGAGCTCGCTTCGTCCTACGCGGCCCTGATCCTCGCCGACGACGGTATTGAGATCACC GCCGACAAGCTCCAGACTCTCATCAAGGCCGCTAAGGTCGAGGAGGTTGAGCCCATCTGGACTTCCATCTTCGCCAAG GCTCTTGAGGGCAAGGATGTCAAGGACCTTCTCGTGAACGTCGGCTCCGGTGGCGCTGCTGCCCCTGCCGCCGGTGGTGCCGCCGCTGCTGGTGGTGCCGCTGACGAGGCTGCTCctgaggaggccaaggaggagg AGAAGGAGGAGTCTGACGAGGATATGGGCTTCGGTCTCTTCGACTAA
- a CDS encoding hypothetical protein (TransMembrane:7 (o6-25i32-51o63-81i102-122o134-155i176-203o215-237i)) yields MTDPIAAAKLALYIILVQPAIYCLFKHGKTGFIGWLYVQIFCVLRIVTGGIGLNGTSSSTGTVILNSIGLSPLLLAASGILHEARRATNPRLNRRFDIILEVQYHALVGAAMALIIVSVINLQKGNDVSTHKTLLKVASAIIALAWFLLAIWSLWSLGKTRPSRNGSVPSLRGGMLLMYAVFITLPLLGLRLSYAIAFLQLKISDPNSGFLSSKAIEVCLGVVPELLVTIIFVAVGVKTRNIKHDIKKLDFSKPIGESHEFRGQTTQA; encoded by the exons ATGACAGACCCAATCGCCGCGGCCAAACTAGCCCTTTATATCATCTTGGTTCAACCTGCCATATACTGTCTCTTCAAGCACGGAAAGACTGGTTTTATCGGCTGGCTATACGTCCAAATATTTTGCGTCCTTCGAATTGTCACGGGTGGTATTGGTCTTAACGGCACCAGTAGCTCGACGGGAACAGTTATTCTCAACAGTATTGGTCTTTCTCCTTTATTACTCGCAGCCTCTGGTATCTTGCACGAAGC TCGAAGAGCTACAAACCCTCGACTCAACCGACGTTTCGATATTATTCTTGAAGTCCAATATCACGCTTTGGTTGGTGCAGCTATGGCACTCATCATTGTATCTGTGATCAACCTTCAAAAAGGCAATGATGTTTCAACGCACAAAACTCTTCTCAAAGTCGCATCTGCCATCATCGCACTGGCATGGTTCTTACTTGCTATCTGGTCCTTGTGGTCGCTTGGTAAAACTCGACCATCGAGAAATGGTTCCGTGCCTTCTCTCCGTGGTGGCATGCTG CTCATGTACGCAGTATTTATCACTCTTcctctccttggcctccGCCTCAGCTACGCAATTGCTTTTCTCCAACTCAAAATCTCAGACCCAAACTCGGGTTTCCTGTCTTCAAAAGCAATCGAAGTGTGCCTTGGTGTGGTTCCGGAGCTACTGGTCACGATAATATTTGTCGCTGTTGGTGTCAAGACGCGAAACATTAAGCATGATATCAAGAAGTTGGACTTTTCGAAGCCTATTGGAGAGAGTCACGAGTTTCGAGGCCAAACTACACAGGCTTAG
- a CDS encoding hypothetical protein (BUSCO:10941at5125) encodes MAEVDVMPTFGSELKDGFKPANVWLGHGIAWLDEIQQFYRERAAIEKEYSAKLMALSKKYFDKKNKRTAQLSVGDTPAMTPGSLESASLTTWATQLTTLESRAGEHDKYANNLVSQVAEPLKFFSGRFEELRKRHSDYATKLEQERDAQYAALAKTKGKYDNVCQEVEAKRKKTESHFDKAKTQNAYQQQILEMNNAKNTYIIAINVTNKQKEKYYHEYVPEVMDSLQDLSEFKTTKLNSFWTIATNIESDMLQQSNGMVQHQGTEILRNLPHLDSMMYIQHNMGAFNEPADKNFEASPVWHDDGTMVVDETAKVFLRNVLGKSKSQLGELRREVDKKRREVEGVKQLKQRVREGKEKKDEVEVVRTLFQMQENLHAIDRQRLTAEVETSTITSVVGDVTLGAKNHNFKGQTFKIPTNCDLCGERIWGLSAKGFDCRDCGYTCHSKCEMKVPPDCPGEQTKDERKKLKAERQDAANNKLLKPSATMTSVHSNTSDAPELTRSNTMTSLSSHSARPSISGSASGQLSPTEEIPPETGRPSVSSTTTSSAAPKRRIMAPPPAAYIKDSGANETNGGAKEEKRGKMIYPFEATGDGELTVQDGRDVVLLEPDDGSGWVKVRAGYKEGLVPTSYVEFTTVTTTPSAPAPSARPSSTYSTSTTSSLTQSNKKKGPAVAPKRGAKKLRYVEALYEYAAQAETEHSMAEGERFVLVQDDPGDGWVEVEKAGVTGSVPASYVQAV; translated from the exons ATGGCTGAGGTGGACGTTATGCCCACCTTTGGCTCAGAGCTCAAG GATGGCTTCAAGCCCGCGAACGTGTGGCTAGGTCATGGCATTGCCTGGCTAGACGAAATACAACAGTTCTACCGAGAGCGTGCCGCCATAGAGAAGGAATATAGCGCAAAGCTTATGGCACTTTCCAAGAAATACTttgacaagaagaacaagaggaCGGCTCAGCTCAGTGTAGGAGATACTCCTGCCATGACACCTGGTTCGCTTGAGAG CGCTTCCTTAACCACATGGGCTACTCAGCTTACCACCCTCGAGTCCCGCGCCGGCGAACACGATAAATACGCTAATAACCTCGTTTCCCAAGTCGCAGAGCCCCTCAAGTTCTTTAGCGGCCGTTTTGAAGAACTGCGAAAGCGCCATTCCGACTATGCTACCAAACTCGAACAGGAGCGCGATGCTCAATATGCCGCGCTCGCCAAGACCAAGGGCAAATATGACAACGTGTGCCAAGAGGTTGAGGCCAAGCGCAAGAAGACCGAATCGCACTTCGACAAGGCCAAAACGCAGAATGCCTACCAACAACAGATCCTCGAGATGAACAATGCCAAAAACACTTACATTATTGCGATCAACGTTACAAACAAGCAAAAGGAGAAATATTATCACGAATATGTACCCGAAGTTATGGATAGTCTACAAGATCTTAGCGAGTTCAAGACGACAAAGCTGAACAGCTTCTGGACGATTGCGACCAACATTGAGTCCGACATGCTGCAGCAGAGCAACGGCATGGTTCAGCACCAAGGTACCGAGATTCTCAGGAATTTGCCTCACCTCGATTCCATGATGTACATCCAACACAACATGGGCGCTTTCAACGAACCGGCCGACAAGAACTTCGAGGCCAGTCCTGTCTGGCACGATGACGGCACTATGGTGGTGGATGAAACAGCAAAGGTCTTCTTACGCAACGTCTTGGGTAAATCCAAGTCGCAGCTGGGAGAACTACGGAGAGAGGTCGACAAGAAACGAAGAGAAGTCGAAGGTGTCAAGCAGCTGAAGCAACGAGTtcgagaaggaaaagagaagaaggatgaggTTGAGGTCGTCCGCACGCTCTTCCAAATGCAGGAAAACCTGCATGCTATCGACCGTCAGCGGTTGACAGCCGAAGTTGAAACATCAACCATCACATCTGTGGTAGGCGATGTGACATTAGGCGCCAAGAACCACAACTTTAAGGGTCAGACATTCAAGATACCCACCAACTGCGATCTTTGCGGAGAGAGAATTTGGGGTCTTAGCGCAAAGGGTTTTGACTGCCGAGACTGTGGTTACACATGCCATAGCAAGTGTGAGATGAAGGTTCCCCCTGACTGCCCTGGCGAACAGACAAAGGATGAGCGaaagaagctcaaggctgAACGTCAAGATGCTGCAAACAACAAGCTCCTCAAGCCTAGCGCGACTATGACATCGGTGCACTCCAATACTTCGGATGCACCCGAGCTTACACGGTCAAATACCATGACTTCACTTAGCTCACACTCGGCACGTCCATCGATATCAGGATCCGCCTCTGGGCAACTAAGCCCTACGGAAGAGATACCACCAGAAACAGGACGACCAAGTGTGTCGTCAACAACGACTTCTAGCGCTGCGCCCAAGCGAAGAATCATGGCACCTCCACCGGCTGCTTACATTAAGGATTCAGGCGCCAACGAGACGAACGGTGGTgccaaggaggagaagaggggCAAGATGATATATCCCTTCGAGGCTACTGGGGATGGTGAATTGACAGTGCAAGATGGTCGGGATGTAGTGCTACTTGAACCCGATG ACGGCTCAGGCTGGGTAAAGGTTCGCGCAGGCTATAAGGAAGGCCTCGTCCCAACATCCTACGTCGAATTCACCACCGTTACAACAACGCCTTCCGCCCCAGCTCCCTCCGCCCGACCATCATCCACTTATTCCACATCCACAACATCCTCCCTCACACAGTCCAACAAGAAAAAGGGCCCTGCCGTCGCCCCTAAGCGCGGCGCAAAGAAACTCCGCTACGTAGAAGCACTATACGAGTACGCAGCCCAGGCTGAGACGGAACACTCCATGGCCGAAGGCGAACGCTTCGTCCTCGTGCAGGACGATCCCGGCGATGGCTGGGTCGAGGTCGAAAAGGCGGGCGTCACGGGGAGTGTGCCTGCGAGCTACGTGCAGGCTGTCTAG
- a CDS encoding hypothetical protein (BUSCO:41864at5125), with the protein MSVAFEPRSFIHDGGYPPIGDDHDHDHTADQRFTDNDVAEQLSQYTTEASMLPDSTGVLGDDRGMMPDDAAAVHDATRLDLGHPTFPSPIEVTIHDGLPEDKDISPSIDSPPPPRVRPIAKPEREAVKGADGKFHCTQDDCQEEIRVFSRKCEWNKHMDKHERPYRCPAVGCENLPGFTYSGGLLRHEREVHNKHGGPKKTVNCPHLNCKRHTGKGFSRMENLNEHLRRVHTNPDGAGTTPPPEITLSDENDSEQTGAKRKRRASDTATAEIIELKEEVKRLREENDRLKADMQQQSQNSLSMMAQIAELQDTLRDSLSHHGLGAPTAQMI; encoded by the exons ATGAGTGTCGCATTCGAGCCTCGGAGTTTCATACACGATGGGGGATATCCTCCCATCGGTGACGACCATGATCATGATCACACCGCCGATCAACGATTTACAGACAACGATGTCGCTGAGCAGCTCAGCCAATACACAACCGAGGCGTCCATGCTTCCAGACTCCACAGGTGTTCTTGGAGACGACCGAGGGATGATGCCAGacgatgctgctgctgtacACGATGCGACTCGACTTGACTTGGGGCACCCCACATTTCCCTCTCCCATCGAGGTTACCATCCATGACGGCCTTCCtgaagacaaagacattTCGCCCAGCATCGACTCGCCTCCTCCCCCTCGTGTGAGACCCATCGCCAAGCCAGAGAGAGAAGCTGTCAAGGGTGCAGATGGCAAGTTCCACTGTACGCAGGACGATTGCCAAGAAGAGATTCGAGTGTTTTCGCGGAAGTGCGAATGGAA CAAGCATATGGATAAGCACGAACGACCCTACCGATGCCCCGCTGTGGGATGCGAGAACCTCCCTGGTTTCACCTATTCAGGCGGTCTACTCCGACACGAGCGTGAGGTTCACAACAAACACGGAGGGCCCAAGAAGACTGTCAACTGTCCTCATCTGAATTGCAAACGACACACAGGGAAGGGATTTTCAAGGATGGAAAACTTGAACGAGCATCTTCGCCGTGTTCACACTAATCCTGATGGAGCTGGAACCACTCCTCCCCCCGAAATCACCTTGTCCGACGAGAACGACAGCGAGCAGACGGGTGCGAAGCGCAAGCGCCGTGCAAGCGATACAGCCACCGCGGAGATAATCGAACTCAAAGAGGAGGTCAAGAGGCTGCGGGAAGAGAACGACAGACTAAAGGCCGATATGCAACAGCAGTCGCAGAACTCTTTGTCCATGATGGCTCAAATCGCCGAGTTACAGGATACTCTACGAGACAGTCTGTCACACCATGGTTTGGGAGCTCCTACAGCGCAGATGATTTAG
- a CDS encoding hypothetical protein (BUSCO:23188at5125), giving the protein MDTPAIPMPRDPREQDILQKLTMIRDRLLLLKQDRTNYIRTQDVMPLFDETMDQVKDLTVIRAETGIKEENRLDKVLESCFQLLSLFYLTIGRNNEAPATYAMTSTVKRLLDHLNEAELYSAKDLGSIKTTLEDLSKNIRDAANDPSPDKRHPPYMLTLLENRVELCNSTLSRLQKRLDRLPDYLLEAHEKLISILRSISLANTKSKFSTSEVKKLRNQILEIGEKHNGGTFTAEDGALEEGGEVVRDLYNRCVRWSELVLERQGEVADQWRPIYDALIHIRNDLEKLSLTQAWSLRETDLYDFQRQLDRIDESRGDNGNWVDDRGRSADLWTQRTFLYLIRRSYAYIYSFMLASEPVSEALLPVYNQLQTLKRCLIEVKNNGGVSSVRELYPYSMKLNSLDNMKVDGKFVVNGDIPEGQGSVTELLHECFDLNYELRVAAEEANNNED; this is encoded by the exons ATGGACACTCCAGCAATCCCAATGCCGCGGGATCCCCGCGAACAAGACATCCTACAGAAGCTAACGATGATTCGTGATCGTCTACTGCTTCTTAAGCAAGATCGCACAAACTACATTCGAACCCAGGATGTTATGCCCTTGTTTGATGAGACTATGGACCAAGTCAAGGATTTGACCGTCATACGGGCGGAGACGGGCATCAAAGAGGAGAACAGAT TGGACAAGGTCTTGGAGAGCTGTTTCCAACTTCTTTCTCTATTCTACCTTACAATCGGACGAAACAACGAGGCGCCCGCGACCTACGCTATGACATCAACCGTCAAGCGACTCCTCGATCACCTCAATGAAGCCGAACTCTACTCCGCCAAGGATCTCGGAAGCATAAAGACAACACTCGAGGATCTATCCAAAAACATTCGCGACGCTGCTAATGACCCATCCCCCGATAAGCGACACCCTCCTTACATGCTTACACTACTTGAGAACCGTGTCGAACTGTGCAACTCGACCCTATCAAGACTCCAAAAGCGACTAGATAGATTGCCTGATTATCTGCTGGAAGCTCACGAGAAGCTCATTTCAATCTTGCGATCGATTTCGCTTGCCaacaccaagtccaag TTTTCGACATCCGAGGTTAAGAAGCTACGGAACCAAATCTTGGAAATTGGTGAGAAGCACAACGGTGGAACGTTTACTGCGGAAGATGGTGCTCTAGAGGAAGGTGGAGAAGTGGTCCGAGACTTGTACAACCGTTGCGTCCGCTGGTCGGAGCTGGTTCTCGAGAG GCAAGGAGAGGTGGCCGATCAATGGCGACCAATCTACGATGCGCTCATTCACATCCGCAACGACCTCGAGAAGCTTTCCCTTACACAAGCGTGGTCACTCCGAGAAACCGACCTTTACGATTTCCAGCGGCAACTCGACAGAATTGACGAGAGCCGAGGAGATAATGGCAACTGGGTGGACGACCGGGGGCGGTCGGCAGACCTTTGGACTCAGCGAACTTTCCTCTACCTCATTCGACGATCGTACGCCTACATCTACTCATTCATGCTGGCATCTGAGCCAGTCTCTGAAGCACTTTTGCCTGTCTACAATCAATTGCAGACACTGAAGCGATGTTTGATCGAGGTCAAGAATAACGGAGGTGTTTCATCTGTGCGAGAGCTTTACCCTTACAGCATGAAG CTCAACTCTCTCGACAACATGAAAGTAGACGGCAAGTTTGTGGTAAACGGCGATATCCCTGAAGGACAAGGCAGTGTTACAGAGCTATTGCACGAGTGCTTTGATCTCAACTACGAACTGAGAGTTGCCGCTGAAGAGGCAAACAACAACGAAGATTAG